In a single window of the Caproicibacterium sp. BJN0003 genome:
- the trpS gene encoding tryptophan--tRNA ligase: protein MEITNPTTTNSEAPKKRIFSAIQPSGNITLGNYLGALKNWISLQDEFDCIFALADLHTITVRQEPAQFRKHALEAYALLLACGIDVKKSLFFLQSHVPAHAQLAWVLDCYTQFGELSRMTQFKDKSKKHADNINAGLFTYPSLMAADILLYQADLVPVGADQTQHLELTRNIATRFNGLYSPTFKIPEGYTMKQGGKIMSLQDPTKKMSKSDENVNGCIYVLDKPEDIMRKFKRAITDSEACVHYGEGKDGINNLMDIYSCVTGKNYQEIEAEFSGRGYGDFKTAVGEAVVEHLRPIQERYAKYSKDKAFLQSCWNESAEKAARIANRTLSKVMRKVGFLPREL from the coding sequence ATGGAGATTACCAATCCTACTACAACGAATTCCGAAGCACCTAAAAAACGCATATTCAGTGCTATCCAGCCCAGTGGAAATATTACACTGGGAAATTATCTTGGGGCACTTAAAAATTGGATTAGCTTACAGGATGAATTTGACTGTATTTTTGCTTTGGCAGATTTACACACAATCACGGTTCGGCAGGAACCGGCACAATTCCGCAAACATGCATTGGAAGCCTATGCGCTTCTTCTCGCCTGCGGAATTGATGTTAAAAAAAGTCTATTCTTCCTTCAGAGCCATGTTCCCGCTCATGCACAGCTTGCATGGGTCCTTGACTGCTATACACAATTTGGAGAGCTTTCCCGCATGACGCAGTTTAAGGATAAGTCTAAAAAACACGCGGATAATATTAATGCTGGACTTTTTACCTATCCGAGTTTGATGGCAGCAGACATTCTGCTCTATCAGGCCGACTTAGTTCCAGTTGGTGCTGATCAGACGCAACATCTGGAACTGACCCGTAATATTGCAACTCGCTTTAATGGTCTTTACAGCCCCACTTTTAAAATTCCAGAAGGCTATACCATGAAGCAGGGCGGCAAAATCATGAGCCTTCAAGATCCCACCAAAAAGATGAGCAAATCCGATGAAAATGTAAATGGTTGTATTTATGTATTGGACAAGCCGGAAGATATCATGCGCAAGTTTAAGCGTGCCATCACAGACAGTGAAGCCTGTGTCCACTATGGCGAAGGAAAAGATGGAATTAATAATCTAATGGATATATACAGCTGTGTCACCGGCAAAAATTATCAGGAAATTGAAGCAGAATTTTCCGGACGCGGTTATGGTGATTTTAAGACAGCCGTTGGAGAAGCAGTTGTAGAGCATCTTCGCCCGATTCAAGAGCGGTATGCAAAATACAGCAAAGACAAAGCTTTTCTGCAGTCTTGCTGGAATGAAAGTGCTGAAAAAGCAGCACGGATTGCAAACCGCACCCTTAGTAAAGTCATGCGGAAGGTTGGTTTTCTTCCCCGCGAACTTTAA
- a CDS encoding PLP-dependent aminotransferase family protein, producing the protein MDYQFADRVMGLKPSAIREILKYASDPNVISLSAGNPAPEAFPVVPLRECSTAIMKDHPIDALQYSVTEGLPALREDLREILRKGNIYHENDELIITSGAQQIMDLVSKSLLNEGDVVLCEEPSFLGALNTFRSYNARLRGIPLQDDGLDLIELEKALKEESRVKFLYIIPNFQNPTGITTSWEKRKEIYRLAQEYDILIIEDNPYGELRFAGEPISAIKTLDTDNRVLYCGTFSKIVSPGMRVGYAVCGNELIQKMVVCKQGQDVHTNIWSQMVIHRFLTHYDLSEHLTALRTIYRNKYSIAEEALAPYQELMPYRAIEGGLFIWCTLPNSIPMLDFCAAAVKECKVCAVPGNAFYTDDTMPCQSFRINYSSPTDEELAEGIHRLGELAKGWKDRG; encoded by the coding sequence ATGGATTATCAATTTGCTGACCGCGTAATGGGGTTAAAACCCTCTGCTATTCGCGAAATTTTAAAGTATGCAAGTGACCCTAATGTCATTTCTCTTTCTGCTGGGAATCCTGCACCGGAAGCCTTCCCGGTTGTCCCACTGCGGGAATGCAGTACCGCCATTATGAAAGACCACCCAATTGATGCACTACAGTACAGTGTCACCGAGGGTTTACCCGCTTTGCGTGAGGATCTACGCGAGATTTTGAGAAAAGGAAATATCTATCATGAAAACGACGAACTCATCATCACAAGCGGTGCACAGCAAATTATGGATCTCGTTTCCAAATCTCTTTTAAATGAAGGCGATGTGGTTCTCTGTGAAGAGCCCAGTTTTTTAGGGGCTCTTAATACTTTTCGCTCTTATAATGCCCGTCTGCGCGGAATCCCTCTGCAGGACGACGGACTCGATTTGATTGAACTTGAAAAAGCGCTAAAAGAAGAAAGCCGCGTTAAATTCCTTTATATTATTCCAAACTTTCAGAATCCTACCGGCATCACAACCAGTTGGGAAAAGCGGAAAGAAATTTACAGGCTTGCGCAGGAATATGACATTCTTATTATCGAAGACAATCCTTACGGAGAACTCCGGTTCGCCGGCGAACCGATTTCTGCAATTAAAACATTGGATACTGACAACCGCGTCCTTTACTGCGGTACCTTCAGCAAAATCGTTTCTCCCGGCATGCGTGTCGGCTATGCGGTCTGCGGCAATGAACTGATTCAAAAAATGGTCGTCTGCAAACAGGGACAGGACGTCCATACCAACATTTGGAGTCAGATGGTGATCCACCGCTTTTTGACTCATTACGATCTTTCGGAACATCTAACCGCACTGCGCACGATTTACCGCAATAAATATTCCATTGCAGAGGAAGCTTTGGCTCCCTATCAGGAATTGATGCCTTACCGCGCAATTGAAGGCGGACTTTTTATCTGGTGTACACTGCCGAATTCCATTCCAATGCTCGATTTCTGCGCTGCTGCCGTAAAGGAATGCAAAGTTTGTGCTGTACCTGGCAACGCATTTTACACTGATGATACGATGCCATGCCAGAGCTTCCGCATTAATTATTCTTCTCCTACCGATGAAGAACTCGCAGAAGGAATTCACCGTCTGGGAGAACTTGCAAAAGGCTGGAAAGATCGCGGCTGA
- a CDS encoding SpoIIE family protein phosphatase: protein MTTTKSRAADKPQEDALFRNLCGQIVFFALGLLCSKATVFGEYAPFGVALAAAAPGTLIWGGTAGALLGYLLPGVARVPVHYLAALLAGGALRWALNDLVKPSQKALLSGGAAGLSVLCTGLCVAVVNGASGGSTALFVAESLLSGAWGYFFARTLEVLWDKPSTAGLLPQDLCCCAFSAGAILLALSGVAVEGVSLGRILAVLFILYAARFGGAAGGAVSGIGAGAAFALSTTGLNYLSGAYALGGLMAGLFSPLGKLAGACAFVMANVIASLQVGSTPTVVAGIYEVAIATVVYMILPSRIGARFLRFFARKDDAPRTDGLRRSIVSRLDFTAQTMEKISDTVEQVGDKLDEADQLESAREHTMPILPGKNLARGLLIQQFSTVGTVLEEMASDLEIYERCDYQTARAVREVLRDFNLTPVDVNCMVDRFGRMKVEALATRSGAGVVNKAQLAQEISRTCSRRFNSPVIVRVGANWRMVFSERVRYRVLAGCARHSCDNQKLCGDSYQYFSDGQGHEIAVLSDGMGTGGRAAVDGTMAADVFSDLMKAGIGFDSALKIVNSALVVKSVDESLATLDVLSLDLYTGSVEFYKAGAPMSFVRRDGDVIPIDAPGVPVGILEEAKFHKINEEIDAGDLIILLSDGALSSGANWIADKISGWDDRMPQELAESIVAEAVARRVDGHDDDITVLVFKLIDNH from the coding sequence ATGACAACGACGAAAAGCAGAGCAGCGGACAAGCCTCAGGAAGACGCACTTTTTCGGAATCTGTGCGGTCAGATTGTCTTTTTTGCCTTAGGGTTGCTCTGCTCAAAAGCAACTGTATTTGGGGAATATGCCCCGTTTGGGGTTGCGTTGGCGGCGGCAGCGCCCGGAACCCTGATCTGGGGAGGTACGGCGGGTGCCCTTTTGGGGTATCTCCTTCCGGGAGTCGCAAGAGTTCCGGTGCATTATCTAGCGGCGCTTTTGGCTGGCGGAGCACTCAGATGGGCTTTAAATGACTTGGTTAAACCAAGCCAAAAAGCATTGCTTTCGGGGGGAGCTGCAGGACTTTCAGTACTGTGTACAGGGCTTTGTGTTGCAGTTGTCAATGGGGCCTCCGGAGGAAGCACAGCCCTTTTTGTGGCAGAGTCTCTTTTAAGCGGCGCATGGGGCTATTTCTTTGCCCGCACTTTGGAGGTGCTTTGGGACAAGCCTTCTACCGCCGGCCTTTTGCCGCAGGATCTTTGCTGCTGTGCGTTTTCGGCCGGAGCTATATTGCTGGCGCTTTCCGGTGTTGCAGTGGAGGGAGTCTCTCTTGGAAGAATCTTGGCCGTTTTATTTATTCTTTATGCGGCACGGTTTGGCGGCGCTGCAGGAGGGGCTGTCTCTGGAATAGGAGCAGGAGCAGCCTTTGCACTTTCTACAACCGGACTCAATTATCTTTCCGGCGCTTATGCACTTGGAGGTTTGATGGCAGGCTTGTTTTCGCCTTTGGGAAAGCTTGCAGGAGCTTGTGCCTTTGTAATGGCAAATGTGATTGCTTCTTTGCAGGTGGGTTCGACGCCGACTGTTGTTGCTGGAATTTATGAAGTCGCAATTGCGACGGTTGTTTATATGATATTGCCCTCTCGCATCGGTGCCAGATTCTTGCGCTTTTTTGCGAGAAAAGATGATGCTCCCCGCACGGATGGGCTAAGGAGATCAATTGTTTCTCGGCTGGATTTTACGGCACAGACTATGGAGAAAATATCAGATACGGTAGAGCAGGTTGGGGATAAACTGGATGAAGCAGACCAGCTTGAAAGTGCGCGAGAACATACCATGCCGATTCTGCCGGGAAAAAATCTTGCACGCGGTCTTCTAATCCAACAATTTTCAACTGTAGGAACTGTTTTAGAAGAGATGGCTTCTGATCTGGAAATTTATGAACGCTGTGATTATCAGACCGCGAGGGCGGTTCGAGAAGTGCTGCGGGATTTCAACCTGACCCCGGTAGATGTAAATTGTATGGTGGATCGATTTGGTCGGATGAAAGTAGAAGCCCTAGCAACGCGCAGTGGAGCGGGAGTCGTTAATAAAGCACAGCTTGCGCAGGAAATTTCGCGCACCTGTAGTCGACGTTTTAATTCACCGGTCATTGTGCGTGTCGGTGCCAACTGGCGGATGGTTTTTAGCGAACGGGTTCGCTATCGTGTATTGGCAGGATGTGCACGTCATTCGTGTGATAATCAAAAGCTCTGTGGGGATAGTTATCAGTATTTTTCAGATGGACAGGGGCATGAGATTGCCGTTTTAAGCGATGGAATGGGGACCGGAGGCCGTGCTGCTGTTGATGGAACAATGGCCGCCGATGTTTTTTCAGATTTGATGAAAGCGGGAATTGGATTTGACAGTGCTCTTAAAATAGTCAATTCTGCGCTTGTGGTTAAATCTGTTGATGAATCGCTGGCAACGCTGGATGTTTTGAGCCTTGATCTTTATACCGGTTCGGTAGAATTTTATAAAGCAGGCGCACCAATGAGCTTTGTGCGCAGAGATGGGGATGTAATTCCCATTGATGCGCCTGGAGTGCCGGTAGGAATTTTGGAAGAAGCAAAGTTCCATAAAATCAATGAAGAAATAGACGCAGGCGATTTAATTATTCTTTTGAGTGACGGAGCGCTTTCTTCAGGAGCTAACTGGATTGCGGATAAAATTTCCGGCTGGGATGATCGCATGCCGCAGGAATTGGCAGAATCTATTGTAGCGGAAGCGGTTGCCCGGCGAGTGGATGGACATGATGATGATATAACGGTGCTTGTATTTAAATTGATTGACAATCACTGA
- a CDS encoding AI-2E family transporter, whose product MKWVLSLGERIGIVEFNRQNTKQLMFLIAFAIVLFLALMNLRYASDVFWWIFNIFKPFLLGLAFAFVANVPMKAIETRLFAGINRKYANSKTWKHLRRPLCLILTIVLILGLIAAIIFQVMPELLHTFETLIGNTPTFFNQLQIWIQDLGKNFPKIQQELGQIQIDWSSISRVFTQMGQKVVSSFSDIMGSTITVATNVFSGIFTFTMGCIFAIYTLAQKEKLQRQIRRLLYAYLPEKKIDRFLNLCRLTNSTFSHFIAGQCTEACILGFLCFIGMNIFHFPYASLISVFVAFMALIPIFGSFFSAVIGGLLILTVDPIQAIYYVIFFLILQQLEGNFIYPHVVGNSVGLPPIWVLLAVTVGGNSMGLVGMLLSIPLGSVIYTLLRKNISRRLTMSKIDRKKVL is encoded by the coding sequence TTGAAATGGGTTTTATCTCTTGGAGAAAGGATTGGTATTGTGGAATTCAATCGGCAAAATACAAAGCAGCTAATGTTCTTAATTGCTTTTGCAATTGTGCTGTTTCTGGCTCTTATGAATCTCCGCTACGCCTCTGATGTCTTTTGGTGGATTTTCAATATATTTAAGCCATTTCTCTTAGGTCTCGCATTTGCTTTCGTTGCCAATGTTCCAATGAAAGCAATCGAGACCCGGCTTTTTGCAGGCATTAACCGGAAGTATGCAAACTCCAAAACATGGAAGCATCTTCGCCGTCCGCTATGCCTTATCCTGACAATTGTTTTAATTTTAGGATTGATCGCTGCAATCATTTTTCAGGTAATGCCGGAACTTCTGCACACCTTTGAAACACTTATTGGAAATACGCCTACATTTTTTAATCAGCTGCAGATATGGATTCAGGATCTGGGAAAGAACTTCCCCAAAATTCAACAAGAATTGGGACAAATTCAAATTGATTGGTCCAGTATTAGCCGAGTCTTTACTCAGATGGGACAAAAAGTTGTTTCTTCTTTTTCCGATATTATGGGCTCCACCATTACAGTTGCCACAAATGTTTTCAGCGGAATCTTCACCTTTACCATGGGCTGTATTTTTGCAATCTATACATTGGCTCAAAAAGAAAAACTGCAGCGGCAAATCCGGCGTCTTCTTTATGCTTATCTGCCGGAAAAAAAGATTGACCGCTTTTTGAATCTCTGTCGGCTAACGAACAGCACTTTTTCTCATTTTATTGCAGGTCAATGCACAGAAGCATGTATTTTGGGCTTTTTGTGCTTTATCGGAATGAATATCTTCCATTTTCCTTATGCTTCTTTAATTTCGGTTTTTGTTGCCTTTATGGCTCTGATCCCAATTTTCGGTTCTTTCTTCAGCGCAGTCATCGGCGGCCTCTTGATCTTAACCGTAGATCCTATTCAGGCAATCTACTATGTGATTTTTTTCCTGATTCTGCAGCAGCTCGAAGGAAACTTCATTTATCCTCACGTTGTTGGAAACAGTGTTGGGCTTCCTCCTATTTGGGTGTTGCTTGCAGTTACAGTGGGTGGAAACTCAATGGGCCTAGTGGGGATGCTTCTTTCAATTCCTCTTGGCTCCGTTATTTATACGCTCTTACGTAAAAATATTAGCCGCCGTCTCACAATGAGTAAGATTGATCGTAAAAAGGTTCTTTAA
- a CDS encoding DUF308 domain-containing protein, giving the protein MMRKMTAVNTRVMLLCISAAYIVLSLVLLCNSKISMQNVCSVLGMILLAMGAVSIIWYFLKKEYLDSSRFGFAIGVGEGMLGCFALFRGEMGAAVILQILAFCILLDSLLKLQYSMNLLQMKFRFWWVALLLSFVTIGLGMAALNYPFGDETFHAKFTYISLILDAVINAIVVLFQKLAQKQVEKSLIPAGLQKEDNDFTEDETK; this is encoded by the coding sequence ATGATGCGGAAAATGACGGCTGTGAATACAAGAGTGATGCTGCTTTGCATCTCGGCGGCATATATTGTTCTAAGTTTAGTCTTACTTTGCAACAGTAAAATTTCCATGCAAAATGTCTGCTCTGTTTTAGGGATGATCCTTCTTGCAATGGGTGCGGTCAGTATTATTTGGTATTTTTTAAAAAAAGAATATCTTGATTCCAGCCGCTTTGGATTTGCAATCGGAGTAGGGGAAGGAATGCTGGGCTGTTTTGCATTATTTCGGGGAGAAATGGGTGCAGCCGTTATACTGCAGATTTTGGCTTTCTGTATTTTATTGGATAGCCTTTTAAAATTGCAGTATTCTATGAATCTGCTGCAGATGAAATTTCGCTTTTGGTGGGTTGCTTTGCTTTTGAGTTTTGTAACAATTGGATTAGGAATGGCAGCTTTAAACTATCCGTTTGGAGATGAGACCTTTCACGCAAAGTTTACTTATATTTCATTGATTCTGGATGCTGTAATCAATGCTATCGTTGTTCTCTTCCAAAAGCTTGCACAGAAACAGGTTGAAAAATCATTAATTCCGGCTGGACTCCAAAAAGAAGATAACGATTTCACAGAAGATGAAACAAAATAA
- a CDS encoding radical SAM protein, translating into MESSWNLETYLANGVESIVKEILRATLKDPKESLFMAAFARSSKAGTARREELEAQGHHIPPFLIASISSLCNLHCKGCYARSNGTCTEDLPAGLLSSKDWQRIFKEAESLGIGFILLAGGEPFMRRDVLEEAGKIPNILFPIFTNGTLMNESSLTLLKRCRNLVPIFSIEGEQKKNDLRRGDGVYQKVTDAMETMKKERLLFGASVTVTTQNLTEVTGDKFLQDLESCGCKIIIFVEYVPVTEDSRALAPGENERAYLSSRLSMLRNSDFSPVLISFPGDEKSSGGCLAAGRGFFHVDPCGDVQPCPFSPYSDRNLKEISLLEALESPFFKDLKQHDVLKDEHAGGCVLFERRNQVEEILQSEL; encoded by the coding sequence ATGGAATCTTCATGGAATTTGGAAACCTATTTGGCAAACGGGGTCGAATCAATCGTAAAAGAAATCCTGCGTGCCACGCTGAAAGATCCGAAAGAAAGCCTTTTTATGGCAGCTTTTGCCCGCTCCAGCAAGGCGGGTACCGCCCGCCGCGAAGAGTTAGAAGCACAGGGGCATCATATCCCCCCTTTTTTAATTGCCAGCATTTCAAGCCTTTGTAACCTGCACTGCAAGGGATGCTATGCCCGTTCCAATGGGACCTGTACAGAGGATTTGCCCGCTGGTCTTTTGTCATCAAAAGACTGGCAGCGAATTTTTAAAGAAGCAGAATCCCTTGGAATCGGATTTATTCTTCTAGCAGGTGGAGAACCTTTTATGCGCCGAGATGTGCTAGAAGAAGCCGGAAAAATTCCCAATATTCTTTTCCCAATTTTTACTAACGGCACTTTGATGAATGAATCCTCTCTAACCCTCTTAAAACGCTGCCGAAATCTGGTTCCCATTTTCAGCATAGAAGGAGAGCAAAAAAAGAACGATCTAAGGCGCGGGGATGGCGTCTATCAAAAAGTCACCGACGCTATGGAAACCATGAAAAAAGAGCGCCTGCTTTTTGGCGCTTCCGTTACCGTAACAACACAAAATCTTACTGAAGTAACCGGAGACAAATTTCTCCAAGATCTCGAATCCTGCGGCTGCAAAATTATTATCTTCGTCGAATATGTGCCTGTTACCGAAGATTCCAGGGCACTTGCCCCGGGAGAAAACGAGCGTGCCTATCTAAGCTCGAGACTTTCAATGCTTAGAAATAGCGATTTTAGTCCCGTTCTAATTTCCTTTCCGGGCGACGAAAAATCTTCCGGAGGATGTTTAGCTGCCGGAAGAGGATTTTTTCACGTTGATCCCTGCGGCGATGTACAACCGTGTCCTTTTTCTCCCTACAGCGACCGTAATTTAAAAGAGATTTCCCTTTTGGAGGCACTCGAAAGTCCATTTTTTAAAGATTTAAAACAGCATGATGTTTTAAAAGACGAACATGCAGGCGGATGTGTTTTATTTGAACGCCGCAATCAAGTAGAAGAGATCTTACAGTCAGAACTGTAA
- a CDS encoding DUF975 family protein, producing MLTGSFFSQGSSVKTVYQIPDNFNSYSYYGSRHDFRDAFYNFLHFFGINHLLPLIFIFVIPILMLMIAYSIFVSPAFEIGESRFYVHNRFGDTRFSAIFSGFTANWLNTVGVKLVTNLIILGWTLLFVVPGIIASLRYSMINYILSDNPNLSGARAREISNQLTMGEKGSIFVFGLSFIGWIILCGMTFGIGFIFLRPYTHASGAELYIFLRDRAIQNGMLDPSELGLNAPQNPVPPTSTSAY from the coding sequence ATTTTAACAGGAAGCTTTTTTTCACAGGGATCATCCGTAAAAACGGTCTATCAGATTCCGGATAACTTTAATTCCTATTCTTATTATGGGAGTAGGCATGACTTTAGAGACGCTTTTTATAATTTTCTTCACTTTTTCGGAATTAACCACCTTTTGCCTTTAATTTTCATCTTTGTGATTCCTATCTTGATGCTTATGATCGCTTACAGCATCTTTGTAAGCCCTGCATTCGAAATCGGTGAAAGCCGCTTTTATGTACATAATCGTTTCGGAGATACCCGCTTTTCTGCAATCTTCAGTGGATTTACTGCTAACTGGCTCAATACCGTCGGTGTAAAACTGGTTACCAATCTGATCATTTTGGGCTGGACTCTTTTGTTTGTAGTCCCTGGAATTATTGCTTCTCTTCGCTACAGCATGATCAATTATATTCTCAGTGACAATCCAAACTTATCTGGTGCCCGTGCACGGGAAATCAGCAATCAGCTCACAATGGGAGAAAAGGGTTCCATTTTCGTGTTTGGACTATCTTTCATCGGCTGGATTATTCTCTGCGGGATGACTTTTGGAATTGGGTTTATCTTTCTGCGGCCTTATACACATGCAAGCGGTGCGGAACTTTATATCTTTTTGCGGGATCGTGCAATTCAAAACGGAATGCTGGATCCTTCGGAGCTTGGTCTGAATGCTCCTCAGAATCCGGTTCCGCCTACTTCTACAAGCGCTTATTAA
- a CDS encoding glycine--tRNA ligase translates to MKATDKTMDMIVSLCKNRGFIYSGSEIYGGLSNTWDYGPLGVEFKNNVKKAWMKKFVQESPYNVGLDCAILMNPEVWVASGHVGGFSDPLMDCKDCKARHRADKLIEDFTGEPADGWSNEKMMKFIRENHIKCPNCGGENFTDIRQFNLMFKTFQGVTEDAKNEIYLRPETAQGIFVNFQNVQRTTRKKLPFGICQIGKSFRNEITPGNFTFRTREFEQMECEFFCKPNTDLEWFHYWKDYCENWLLSLGLTKENMRLRDHEKEELSFYSKATTDIEYLFPFGWGELWGIADRTDYDLGRHQEHSGKDLTYFDQETGEHYLPYVVEPSLGADRVALAFLCDAYDEEVIDEAKKDVRVVLHLHPSLAPFKAAVLPLSKKLSEKAHEVYATLSKSFMVDFDETGSIGKRYRRQDEIGTPFCITYDFDSQEDNCVTVRNRDTMQQERIKIDELVAYLTPKMDF, encoded by the coding sequence ATGAAAGCAACCGACAAAACGATGGACATGATCGTATCCTTATGCAAAAACCGCGGCTTTATTTACAGCGGCAGCGAAATCTACGGCGGCCTTTCCAACACATGGGATTACGGTCCTCTCGGCGTTGAATTTAAAAATAATGTCAAAAAAGCATGGATGAAAAAATTCGTTCAGGAAAGTCCCTATAATGTTGGGTTAGACTGCGCTATTTTGATGAATCCAGAAGTTTGGGTCGCAAGTGGTCATGTTGGAGGGTTCTCCGACCCCCTGATGGATTGTAAAGACTGCAAAGCCCGCCATCGCGCTGATAAACTGATTGAAGACTTTACCGGCGAACCGGCAGATGGCTGGAGCAATGAAAAGATGATGAAATTCATCCGCGAAAATCACATCAAATGTCCAAACTGCGGGGGCGAAAATTTCACTGATATCCGTCAATTCAATCTGATGTTTAAAACTTTTCAGGGCGTTACCGAAGATGCTAAAAATGAAATCTATCTGCGCCCTGAAACCGCACAGGGAATTTTTGTAAACTTCCAAAATGTTCAGCGCACCACCCGCAAGAAGCTGCCTTTTGGCATCTGCCAGATCGGCAAGAGCTTCCGCAATGAAATCACTCCCGGCAACTTCACCTTCCGCACCCGCGAATTCGAGCAGATGGAATGTGAGTTTTTCTGCAAGCCGAATACCGATCTTGAGTGGTTTCACTACTGGAAAGATTACTGCGAAAACTGGCTGCTCTCTTTGGGGCTTACAAAAGAAAACATGCGTCTGCGCGACCATGAAAAAGAAGAGCTTTCCTTCTACTCCAAAGCGACAACTGATATTGAATATCTCTTCCCATTTGGCTGGGGGGAACTCTGGGGGATTGCTGATCGTACCGATTATGACTTAGGGCGTCATCAGGAACATTCCGGCAAAGATCTTACCTATTTTGATCAGGAAACCGGTGAGCATTACCTTCCTTATGTTGTAGAACCTTCTCTCGGTGCTGACCGCGTCGCGTTAGCTTTTCTGTGCGACGCCTATGACGAAGAAGTCATTGACGAAGCGAAGAAAGATGTCCGTGTCGTTTTACATCTGCATCCGTCTCTTGCTCCATTTAAGGCTGCTGTTCTCCCTCTTTCGAAAAAGCTTTCTGAAAAAGCCCATGAAGTCTATGCGACCCTTTCAAAATCTTTTATGGTCGACTTTGACGAAACAGGTTCCATCGGCAAGCGTTACCGCCGTCAAGATGAAATTGGCACACCATTTTGCATCACTTATGATTTTGATTCACAAGAAGACAACTGCGTCACTGTTCGTAACCGTGATACGATGCAGCAGGAACGTATCAAGATTGATGAATTAGTTGCATATTTGACTCCTAAAATGGATTTTTAA
- a CDS encoding GtrA family protein has translation MEKIKKLWKFFTSPEMLSYLFFGVCTTVINIVVFWLMADILHCAWEPSNLLAWILSVAFAFITNKLFVFKSRRATPKKLLWEVTTFVGARLLSLGVDMGTMWLLLEVLHTSNLSAKIISNILVIIINYVLSKLVIFKKK, from the coding sequence ATGGAAAAAATCAAAAAACTATGGAAGTTTTTCACTTCCCCAGAGATGCTCTCCTATTTATTCTTTGGCGTCTGCACAACAGTCATCAACATTGTAGTTTTCTGGTTAATGGCTGATATATTGCACTGTGCATGGGAACCCAGTAACCTTTTGGCATGGATTCTCAGCGTCGCTTTTGCTTTTATCACCAATAAACTATTTGTGTTTAAAAGTCGCAGAGCCACTCCCAAAAAGCTTTTATGGGAAGTTACAACTTTCGTTGGAGCACGGCTCTTATCTTTAGGTGTCGATATGGGCACCATGTGGTTACTCCTTGAGGTTTTGCATACTTCTAATCTAAGCGCAAAGATCATCTCAAATATTCTTGTTATTATCATTAACTACGTTCTAAGCAAATTGGTTATTTTTAAGAAAAAATAA
- the msrB gene encoding peptide-methionine (R)-S-oxide reductase MsrB: MSEIYLAGGCFWGSEKYLSSIRGVLSTQVGYANGKTKAPTYEDVCHHDTGHAETVRVVYDSAVLPLEFLLELFYESIDPVSVNRQGGDVGTQYRTGIYYINDEDRQIIERSLAQLQKRYNKPIAIEGEPLHNFSPAEEYHQKYLDKNPGGYCHISKAKFEKAAKAVVSPVAYKAPDVSELRKDLTATQYEVTQNNSTEPPFQNEFWNSFKSGIYVDITTGEPLFASNDKFESGCGWPSFSKPIDPSVVHEKRDTSHGMQRTEVRSRVGNAHLGHVFDDGPKESGGLRYCINSASLRFIPKDKIEQEGYGYLLGIID, from the coding sequence ATGTCAGAGATTTATCTTGCAGGCGGTTGTTTTTGGGGAAGTGAGAAATATCTTTCATCAATTCGGGGCGTCCTGTCCACGCAGGTTGGCTATGCAAATGGGAAAACGAAAGCCCCTACGTATGAGGATGTCTGTCATCATGACACCGGACATGCTGAAACCGTGCGTGTCGTTTATGATTCTGCGGTACTTCCACTGGAATTTTTACTGGAACTGTTTTATGAATCGATTGATCCGGTTTCCGTGAACCGACAGGGCGGTGATGTCGGAACGCAATACCGAACCGGTATCTATTATATCAATGACGAGGACCGTCAGATCATTGAGCGTTCCCTTGCACAACTGCAAAAACGGTATAACAAACCGATTGCGATAGAGGGTGAGCCGCTTCATAATTTCAGTCCTGCGGAAGAATATCATCAAAAATATCTGGATAAAAATCCGGGTGGATATTGTCATATTTCAAAGGCTAAATTTGAAAAGGCGGCGAAAGCTGTTGTAAGCCCTGTCGCCTATAAAGCGCCGGATGTCAGTGAACTGCGAAAAGATCTGACGGCAACACAGTATGAGGTTACACAAAACAACTCCACCGAGCCGCCGTTTCAAAATGAGTTCTGGAACTCTTTCAAGTCCGGTATTTATGTGGATATTACAACCGGTGAACCACTTTTTGCTTCAAACGATAAATTTGAATCCGGCTGCGGTTGGCCTAGCTTTTCAAAGCCGATAGATCCAAGCGTGGTTCATGAAAAGCGGGATACTTCTCATGGAATGCAAAGAACCGAAGTACGAAGCCGGGTTGGAAACGCCCATCTCGGACATGTATTTGACGATGGACCAAAAGAATCGGGTGGATTACGGTACTGCATCAATAGCGCCTCGCTTCGCTTTATCCCAAAAGACAAGATAGAACAAGAAGGCTATGGGTATCTGTTAGGGATAATCGACTGA